One genomic region from Anabaena sp. PCC 7108 encodes:
- a CDS encoding zinc ribbon domain-containing protein, with protein MDTFKIPKPGESLSDYVLRMRKELNLTQFEVANAAGVHSRSVGKIERGLTRKLSHKTLGGLALALSVPVEYLQAVVRGEASQAMAAIKFCPQCWNPGGAVDSMWGNVRARFCYLCGTQLRSSCTNCGELVVSLRYKFCPLCGKPYKDGGGN; from the coding sequence ATGGATACTTTTAAAATTCCCAAACCAGGAGAATCTCTGTCCGACTATGTTTTGCGGATGAGAAAGGAACTCAATTTAACTCAGTTTGAGGTGGCGAATGCGGCTGGTGTTCATTCTCGTTCTGTGGGGAAAATTGAACGGGGATTGACAAGGAAACTCAGCCATAAAACTCTTGGCGGACTTGCTTTAGCTTTGTCTGTGCCTGTTGAGTATTTGCAAGCTGTTGTCAGGGGGGAAGCTTCCCAGGCAATGGCAGCAATTAAGTTTTGCCCCCAATGTTGGAATCCTGGTGGTGCTGTGGATTCAATGTGGGGGAATGTTCGGGCTAGGTTTTGTTATCTATGCGGTACGCAATTACGGTCTAGTTGTACTAATTGTGGTGAGTTGGTGGTGTCGTTGAGGTATAAGTTTTGTCCTCTGTGTGGAAAACCTTATAAGGATGGGGGTGGAAATTGA